The Desulfonatronum lacustre DSM 10312 region CAGCGCGTAGAGCCCCAGAGCGGCAATGAATGGGACCACTACCAGGATAAACAGGAGGGTATCAGGCATACCTTCTCCAATAAGGTGAAAGGGTTGAACAAATTCCCGGGCTCCGAGTGTTTCAACGGCCCACGGGTAACCTCCGGGTAACCACACCAAAATCTTACGGAACGCTATGCCGGATGGCCATGTTTCCGTCAACCCCAAACCGAATACTTCGCGGCTTCGCATATTTTTTTAAAAATTGTATAACTCTCTGCTGATTTTTGACCATCTGGATTGATTTACCCGGCCTTGAACTTGCCTTTTCCGGCCCGACGGCGCACAACCACGGCAACTGCCCCCCATGGAGGACTTCGCTGTTGTTTCACCCGTTCAACCGCCTGGACTATTCCCCCGAACATCTGCGTCACGGTCTGAAAACCGGCTTGGCGGCGGTTTTAGCGTATGCCGTGGTCCATGCTTTCCGTTTGGAATACGGCTTCTGGGGCGTGCTCTCCGCGGTGATCGTCATGCAGATCAACGTGGCTGATTCGTTGCGGATGTGCTGGTATCGCCTGACCGGGACCATAATGGGCGCGGCCATCGGCATCCTCACCCTGCTGGCCCTGCCCGGCCCCGGTTGGCCCATGGCCTTGGGCCTGTTTCTTTCAGTGGGTTTTTGCGCCTACATGACCCGGTACAATCCCCGCTTCATGATGGCCGCGATCACCGTGGTGATCATCGTGGTCGCCGGAAGCGAGGAAGAGCATCGCATCCTGTTCGGTCTGCACCGAATCCTGGAAATCGGCATCGGGGTCGGTAGCGCGTTTCTGGTCACGGTTCTGATCTGGCCTCGTCGAGCTGGAAGCACGTTGCGTGAACAATTGCGAAGCCGATTCGCCGAGGCCGCCCGGTGTCACGAGATATTGGTGGAGGCGTTTCTCTCCAAGCAGACCACCGTGGACCCGAGCCTTCTGGCGAACCTGTGCGCCGCGTCTCGGCTGGCCAGGGAACTGTTGACCAAGGCGTTGCGCCATGAACGGCTGGTGTCTTCCGAGGACCTGGACACGCTCAGCCGCCGCGTGACGGCCCTGGAGAACTGCGTGGAACAGATGCGGACCATGCTGCGCGTGCTCAACGATGTTGAAGAAGGGGAAGGCTACGATATCATCATGGCCGCCCAGGTCCGAAACCTGGCCCAGGCCGCCGGTGATGTCATGGTTGCCATAGGCGAGGGACGGGAAGTCGTCCTGAACGATCTGAAGAAGGCGGTGGAAAGCTTTGAAGCCCGCCTGGAGGAGTTGCGTGCCGCCGGGGCGACCAAGCGCTTCAACCTGCGCAAGCTGCTGCAGGTCTTTTCTTTTCTGCATGCCATGGAATCCATGGCCAAGGGGCTTTTGAAGACCGGCAGCGTCCGGAGTGATCCGTGACTTCCCGCTTGTCGTCGGCGCGTCGGATCAGGCCCTCTGTCCGGCCACGAATCCGGACGACCAAGCCCACTGCAGATTGTATCCGCCCAGCCGTCCGGTCACGTCCAGAACTTCACCGGTGAAAAAGAGTCCGGGCACGGCCTTGGCTTCCATGGTTTTGGAGGAAACCCCGTCCGTGTCCACACCGCCCAAGGTCGCCTCGGCTTTGTCCAAGCCTTCCGTTCCAGACGGGAGAAAGGCAAAGCCATGAACCACCCGCTCCAGGGCAAGACGCTGTTTTTTAGGCAGACTCCCCGCTTGGCCGGACCAGCCGTGATAGCGGCACAACAGCTCCGCCAATCTGGCCGGCAAGGCCGCTGCCAGGGCGTTGTGGACCTCCCGGCGCGGCGCTTGCTCGAGCACTTCGCCGATCCTCCGCTCCGGAAGCAGGTCGATAATCAGATGCCGCCCCGGCCGCCAATACAGCGAAGCGTCCAGGGTCGCGGGACCGGAGATTCCCCGGTGCGTGATCAAGAGAGCGTCCTCAATACCATCGGGAATCCGAGCGCCCTCCACAATAACCCGAACCGGCAGGGAAATCCCGGTCAAATCCCGACAAAAAGCGACCAGATTCTCCGAGGCCCGCAAGGGAACCAAGCCTGGACGCGCCGGAAAGACCCGTAAGCCGAACTGCTCGGCCAAACGCAGGCCGAAGTCCGTGGCTCCGATCCGCGGCCAAGCCGGCCCGCCAGTGGCCACCACCAGGGAACGTGAAACATAAGCTCGTGTCCGGCAATGGACCTGAAACCCGTTGGCCGTCGCCGAGACCTCGCGGATAGGTTCGCCCAGGGCCCAGGAGACCCCGGCCTCCTCGGCCTCGCGCTGCAAGGCGGCGACAACGGCCGCCGCGCCGGGCACGCAGAACAGCCGTCCATGGTCGGCCTCCACCGTCTCCACCCCGTGCGCGGCCAGAAAGGCCAGGAAACGCTCCGGAGGGTACTGAGCCAACGCGGACTTCACGAAGTGCCGGTTGGCGCAGACGTAGTCCTCGGCCCGTACCCGGCGATTGGTCACATTGCAGCGCCCCCCGCCGGAAATGCGCACCTTGCGCCCCGGTCGGTCCGCATGGTCCACCACCACGACCCTTCGGCCCCGCTTGGCGCACTGGGCCGCGCAGACCAATCCGGAGGCCCCGGCCCCCAGAACCACGACATCGCAATGGGTCATGACGGTGCGACGGCAATCGATGAGCGGATTATCTTTCCCCCAGGATGGTCATGCTGGTCACCCGTTCCACCAGCAACCCCTGGGGTTTGATCAAGGTAGGGAGTTCCGCCCCAGGGGTCAGGGTGGTGATCACGGTACGTCCCAGAACCCACCGCCCCGGAGTGCTGACCCGCGGCCCGCGGCCCCTTGGTTCCTCGATCCGCAGCCCCCATATGGAATGCAGGACAACCGGTCGCCCCGAGGCAGGATCCGGGCCGAGGTAGAGCATTACGTGACCGGGCAGGTTCACGATAGTCAGCAACGGGACGCCGTGTTCAAGGATGCTCCGCTCCTTTTGCGTCGCGTCCAGGTCACTCAAATCCACGACCCGCCCCGCCTGGGCCTGAGCCCGGGAATTTCTGGGCATGGCGATCCCGAACAGGGCCTGGACATCCTGGATCAAGGCCGAACAATCCCGATTTTCATACATTCCGCCCCAGCCGTAAGGCTGGCCCAAAAGCCCGTCCAGCACACGGACATACCGCTCCACGGTCGGAGGCAAGGGCCAGGGCTCGGCCCCCTGTTTCGCAAGGAACGCGGTGTGTAGCTCGGCCCAGCCGTCCGCCCGGCGCTGTGGAGTGAGCACCGCGATCATGCCCGCCGGTGCTGGCTCGTCGGAGTGCGGCAAGAGCATGCCCACCCGTCCGTGCAGGGCATACATGCCGTGCGGCGTGCGCAACACCTCCCCATCACGAGTCATGGCGATCAACTTCGCGCCACGAAACGTCTCCATGAAGGCATGGTCCACCCAAGCCACTTCCCAGGGACGCACCCAACCGGCAACGTGCGGCGCCGTCACCAGATACCAGTCGCCGTCCGGGGAAGCATGGATCACGCGCACCGGAGTCCCCGCCGGAATCAGGGAATTCTGAAGCATGTCAAAAGGAAAGCCCTGCCCCGCGGACGTGGGATCATTGAATATCGGTCCCAAGGACGGCAGGACGCGCAACGAGACCGGCCCGACCGTCACCGCCGGATGCACCAGCGAAGGGAAGAGTTCCGGTGAACTGCGCCGCTTCATCTCCTCCAGCCATCCGCCGGGAACGGGCAACAGATTTTCCCCGTACACCTCCCTGTCCTGGTAGCGCCGCAGCCCCCAGAACAGATCCAGATCGTCCGCGGATTCGCCGTCCCATGCATCCCAGGGCGCGAAATACCGGGCCAGGAAATCGCCTGCCAGTTGTTGCTGATCCAGCTCGGAAATCAAGTGCTCCGTTTCCCCGAAGCGAGGCACGTACAGCCCCGTCGCCTGAGGCAGCAAGCGCAGATCCGACACCTCGCCCGGCGGAGGGAACTTGGGTGCGCAAGCGGAAAGCAAAAGCACCAGAAAAAAATACGCCGCGATACGCAGTGGATGTGTCGTCATGGATTGAACTCCGAAAAAGGGTCATTCCCGGATGGAAACTACATCACGTCCCAGACCTGCCCCCCGGGCGTATCGCGAACCTCCACGCCCATTTCTGCCAGTTGACCCCGCAATGCGTCGGCCTGCTGAAAGTCCTTGGCCAGCCTGGCTTCTTGCCGCACGGAAAGCAGTTCCTCGACACGGGCCACGTCCAGCTCGTTGCGCTGGATTCGCATCTCCTTCAACCGGGCCAGCCATTCCCCCGGTTCATCCAGGAACAGTCCCGTGGCGTGGCCCCAGCTTTGTAAATCCTGAAGAATTCGCGCTCCCAGGTCGCGGCCGCCGCTGC contains the following coding sequences:
- a CDS encoding FUSC family protein, whose product is MFHPFNRLDYSPEHLRHGLKTGLAAVLAYAVVHAFRLEYGFWGVLSAVIVMQINVADSLRMCWYRLTGTIMGAAIGILTLLALPGPGWPMALGLFLSVGFCAYMTRYNPRFMMAAITVVIIVVAGSEEEHRILFGLHRILEIGIGVGSAFLVTVLIWPRRAGSTLREQLRSRFAEAARCHEILVEAFLSKQTTVDPSLLANLCAASRLARELLTKALRHERLVSSEDLDTLSRRVTALENCVEQMRTMLRVLNDVEEGEGYDIIMAAQVRNLAQAAGDVMVAIGEGREVVLNDLKKAVESFEARLEELRAAGATKRFNLRKLLQVFSFLHAMESMAKGLLKTGSVRSDP
- a CDS encoding NAD(P)/FAD-dependent oxidoreductase, with the protein product MTHCDVVVLGAGASGLVCAAQCAKRGRRVVVVDHADRPGRKVRISGGGRCNVTNRRVRAEDYVCANRHFVKSALAQYPPERFLAFLAAHGVETVEADHGRLFCVPGAAAVVAALQREAEEAGVSWALGEPIREVSATANGFQVHCRTRAYVSRSLVVATGGPAWPRIGATDFGLRLAEQFGLRVFPARPGLVPLRASENLVAFCRDLTGISLPVRVIVEGARIPDGIEDALLITHRGISGPATLDASLYWRPGRHLIIDLLPERRIGEVLEQAPRREVHNALAAALPARLAELLCRYHGWSGQAGSLPKKQRLALERVVHGFAFLPSGTEGLDKAEATLGGVDTDGVSSKTMEAKAVPGLFFTGEVLDVTGRLGGYNLQWAWSSGFVAGQRA
- a CDS encoding SH3 domain-containing C40 family peptidase, producing the protein MTTHPLRIAAYFFLVLLLSACAPKFPPPGEVSDLRLLPQATGLYVPRFGETEHLISELDQQQLAGDFLARYFAPWDAWDGESADDLDLFWGLRRYQDREVYGENLLPVPGGWLEEMKRRSSPELFPSLVHPAVTVGPVSLRVLPSLGPIFNDPTSAGQGFPFDMLQNSLIPAGTPVRVIHASPDGDWYLVTAPHVAGWVRPWEVAWVDHAFMETFRGAKLIAMTRDGEVLRTPHGMYALHGRVGMLLPHSDEPAPAGMIAVLTPQRRADGWAELHTAFLAKQGAEPWPLPPTVERYVRVLDGLLGQPYGWGGMYENRDCSALIQDVQALFGIAMPRNSRAQAQAGRVVDLSDLDATQKERSILEHGVPLLTIVNLPGHVMLYLGPDPASGRPVVLHSIWGLRIEEPRGRGPRVSTPGRWVLGRTVITTLTPGAELPTLIKPQGLLVERVTSMTILGER